In one Cellulomonas sp. JZ18 genomic region, the following are encoded:
- a CDS encoding riboflavin synthase — translation MFTGIVEEIGTVVALEPGTPTPEGEGDARLRVRGPLVVSDARPGDSIAVSGVCLTVTDLPGDGTFAVDVMPESLRRTALGALAAGDAVNLERAMAVGGRYGGHVVQGHVDGVGTVRSRRPGPRWDDVEIALDPSLARYVAEKGSITVSGVSLTVTHVAEDAFGVSLIPTTLAATTLGTLEPGARVNLEVDVLAKYTERLLAAAGALPGAAASR, via the coding sequence ATGTTCACCGGGATCGTCGAGGAGATCGGGACCGTCGTCGCGCTCGAGCCGGGCACGCCCACCCCCGAGGGCGAGGGGGACGCCCGCCTGCGCGTGCGCGGGCCGCTCGTCGTGTCCGACGCGCGCCCGGGGGACTCGATCGCCGTGTCCGGCGTGTGCCTGACCGTGACCGACCTGCCGGGCGACGGGACGTTCGCCGTCGACGTCATGCCCGAGTCGCTGCGCCGCACCGCGCTGGGGGCCCTCGCGGCCGGCGACGCCGTGAACCTGGAGCGCGCGATGGCGGTCGGCGGCCGGTACGGCGGGCACGTGGTCCAGGGGCACGTGGACGGCGTGGGCACCGTCCGCTCGCGGCGACCGGGCCCGCGCTGGGACGACGTCGAGATCGCGCTCGACCCGTCCCTCGCGCGGTACGTCGCCGAGAAGGGCTCGATCACCGTCTCCGGCGTCTCGCTCACGGTGACGCACGTGGCCGAGGACGCGTTCGGGGTCTCGCTCATCCCGACGACGCTCGCCGCGACCACGCTGGGCACGCTGGAGCCGGGGGCGCGCGTGAACCTGGAGGTGGACGTGCTCGCGAAGTACACCGAGCGGCTGCTGGCCGCGGCCGGCGCCCTGCCCGGCGCGGCGGCGTCCCGATGA
- the ribD gene encoding bifunctional diaminohydroxyphosphoribosylaminopyrimidine deaminase/5-amino-6-(5-phosphoribosylamino)uracil reductase RibD: MSGTSGPAVVTAPAAAPVEVDAMRRALELAARGPHGPNPRVGCVLLAPDGEVLGEGWHRGAGTAHAEVAALADAAARGAGTRGATAVVTLEPCDHTGRTGPCTRALLDAGVARVVVSVEDPNPVAAGGAGRLRDAGVEVVTGVLAAAGEQALGAWLPAVRRGRPFVTLKLASTLDGRVAAADGTSRWITSAPARHHAHGLRAEVDAIAVGTGTVLADDPSLTARTVDGGLVERQPLRVVVGHRDVPPGARLHGPGGALVHVRTHDPAEVLRVLHEREVRHVLVEGGPTLAAAFLGAGLVDEVHAYVAPVVLGAGPAAVADLGVRTIAEAVRLRTVEVVPLGPDVLVVATPVLDPTTTEEH; encoded by the coding sequence ATGAGCGGGACGAGCGGCCCCGCCGTGGTGACGGCCCCGGCTGCGGCACCCGTCGAGGTCGACGCCATGCGCCGCGCCCTCGAGCTCGCGGCGCGCGGCCCGCACGGCCCGAACCCCCGCGTGGGGTGCGTCCTGCTCGCGCCGGACGGCGAGGTCCTGGGCGAGGGGTGGCACCGCGGTGCCGGCACCGCGCACGCCGAGGTGGCCGCGCTGGCCGACGCCGCCGCCCGGGGTGCCGGCACGCGTGGCGCGACGGCCGTGGTGACGTTGGAGCCGTGCGACCACACCGGCCGGACCGGCCCGTGCACGCGGGCCCTCCTCGACGCCGGCGTCGCGCGCGTCGTCGTGTCCGTCGAGGACCCCAACCCGGTGGCCGCCGGCGGCGCCGGCCGCCTGCGCGACGCGGGGGTGGAGGTCGTCACCGGTGTGCTGGCCGCCGCGGGGGAGCAGGCGCTGGGCGCCTGGCTGCCCGCCGTCCGGCGCGGACGGCCGTTCGTCACCCTCAAACTCGCGTCGACGCTCGACGGACGCGTGGCAGCGGCCGACGGCACGAGCCGCTGGATCACCTCCGCACCCGCGCGGCACCACGCGCACGGCCTGCGCGCCGAGGTCGACGCCATCGCCGTGGGCACCGGCACGGTGCTCGCGGACGACCCGTCCCTGACGGCCCGCACGGTGGACGGCGGGCTGGTCGAGCGCCAGCCGCTGCGCGTCGTCGTCGGCCACCGCGACGTGCCGCCGGGCGCCCGCCTGCACGGACCGGGCGGCGCGCTCGTGCACGTGCGCACGCACGACCCCGCCGAGGTGCTGCGCGTCCTGCACGAGCGGGAGGTGCGGCACGTCCTGGTCGAGGGCGGCCCGACCCTGGCGGCCGCGTTCCTCGGCGCCGGTCTCGTCGACGAGGTGCACGCCTACGTCGCCCCCGTCGTCCTGGGTGCCGGCCCGGCGGCCGTCGCCGACCTGGGTGTGCGGACGATCGCCGAGGCCGTGCGGCTGCGCACCGTCGAGGTCGTCCCGCTCGGCCCCGACGTGCTCGTCGTCGCCACCCCCGTGCTCGACCCCACCACCACTGAGGAGCACTGA